A genomic stretch from Telopea speciosissima isolate NSW1024214 ecotype Mountain lineage chromosome 7, Tspe_v1, whole genome shotgun sequence includes:
- the LOC122667872 gene encoding bifunctional TH2 protein, mitochondrial-like isoform X2, whose product MSFLFYPIKNASFRIISASETRFIAVDPLKRLLRSSSSTVRFLAKHNYLDWNRRTSTSTTITTKNTAAAMAVKAVPDEEGIARRFWIKFRDESVFAMYSPFVVCLASGKLELETFRHYIAQDVHFLRAFVQAYELAEDCADDDDDKSAISELRKHVMEELKMHKSFVQEWGFDPANEISATLATLKYTDFLLATASGKVEGGKGHGKIATPFEKTKVAAYTLSAMTPCMRLYAFLGKELRALLDPEEGSHLYKKWIDNYASESFETSAQQTEELLDKLSVSLTGEELEVMEKLYHQAMKLEIEFFTAQPIVQRTIVPFTRMLDPAEYHLVLFSDFDLTCTIVDSSAILAEIAILTVPKADQSGMENPLPRMSSADLRNTWGVLSGQYTEEYEQCIESAMPPEKVQDFNYEELSKALETLSDFEKRANARVIESGVLKGLNLEDIKKAGERLILQDGCTGFFQTIVQNEELKADIHILSYCWCDDLIRSAFSSEVIWCSDPPIMHDNLPPKNIKLSTWKGLLIFGF is encoded by the exons ATGAGTTTCTTGTTCTATCCGATCAAGAACGCTAGTTTCAGAATCATCTCTGCTTCTGAAACAAGATTCATCGCCGTAGATCCTCTGAAACGACTGCTCCGATCTAGTTCTTCTACCGTGAGATTCCTGGCGAAACACAACTATCTTGATTGGAATCGGAGGACATCAACGTCTACGACTATAACGACGAAGAACACGGCAGCTGCGATGGCAGTGAAAGCAGTGCCGGACGAAGAAGGGATAGCGAGACGGTTCTGGATCAAGTTCAGGGATGAATCGGTTTTTGCGATGTACAGTCCTTTTGTCGTCTGTTTGGCTTCTGGTAAATTGGAATTGGAGACTTTCCGCCATTATATTGCTCAAGACGTGCATTTCCTTCGTGCTTTTGTTCAGGC GTATGAGTTGGCAGAAGATTGtgccgatgatgatgatgacaagtCTGCTATTTCTGAATTGAGGAAGCATGTCATGGAGGAGCTTAAGATGCACAAGTCTTTTGTCCAA GAATGGGGCTTTGATCCTGCAAATGAGATAAGTGCCACCTTGGCAACACTAAAATACACAGATTTCTTGTTGGCAACGGCATCAGGAAAAGTTGAAGGAGGAAAAGGTCATGGTAAAATTGCTACTCCCTTTGAGAAGACGAAAGTTGCTGCTTATACGCTGAGTGCTATGACACCTTGCATGAGACTTTATGCCTTCCTAGGCAAAGAGCTACGGGCACTTCTGGATCCCGAGGAAGGCAGTCACCTCTACAAGAAATGGATTGACAACTATGCCTCTGAAAGTTTTGAG ACATCAGCTCAGCAGACTGAGGAGTTGCTTGATAAGCTAAGTGTCTCTTTGACAGGCGAGGAACTTGAAGTCATGGAAAAGCTTTATCATCAGGCTATGAAACTTGAGATAGAATTTTTTACTGCCCAACCAATTGTTCAACGAACTATAGTTCCTTTCACTAGAATGCTTGACCCTGCGGAGTATCATCTTGTTCtattttctgattttgatttgacGTGCACTATAGTTGATTCCTCGGCCATTTTAGCGGAGATTGCAATATTAACTGTACCAAAAGCTGATCAGAGTGGAATGGAAAATCCTCTTCCCCGGATGTCATCTGCTGATCTGAGGAACACATGGGGTGTTCTTTCAGGACAGTATACAGAAGAGTATGAACAATGCATAGAGAGCGCTATGCCCCCAGAGAAAG tgcaAGACTTCAACTATGAAGAGCTATCCAAAGCACTTGAGACTCTCTCAGACTTTGAGAAACGGGCAAATGCAAGAGTGATTGAGTCAGGGGTACTGAAGGGTTTAAATCTAGAGGACATAAAAAAGGCTGGTGAGCGTCTCATACTCCAAGATGGCTGTACTGGTTTCTTCCAGACAATTGTACAGAATGAAGAGCTGAAAGCTGATATCCATATACTTTCTTATTGTTGGTGTGATGATCTCATTAGATCAGCGTTTTCATCAG AAGTGATTTGGTGCAGTGATCCTCCAATTATGCATGACaacctccccccaaaaaa TATCAAATTATCAACTTGGAAGGGTCTTCTAATATTTGGATTTTAA
- the LOC122669846 gene encoding universal stress protein PHOS34, giving the protein MEVPSSGAPKKVMVIADPTRESAIALQWALSHAVLEKDELFLLHVEQPVSWRATFSTFLRKPSSPVIMSTASNSSLEANIVGGDTDFLDVMKHASEVAQPKVKVHIERIEIDGKDKASTILMKSRMLSIDILAIGQRRSLSNAILGCRRSGGSTRGTRGIDTAEYLIEHSKCTCVGVQKKGQNGGYLLNSKKHRNFWLLA; this is encoded by the exons ATGGAAGTGCCATCTTCGGGGGCACCGAAAAAGGTGATGGTTATCGCCGACCCAACGCGTGAGTCGGCGATTGCACTTCAATGGGCTCTTTCTCATGCAGTGCTTGAGAAAGATGAGCTTTTCCTCCTACATGTAGAACAACCAGTTTCATGGCGTGCCACATTCTCTACCTTCCTTAGAAAACCTTCGTCGCCAGTTATCATGTCCACCGCCAGCAACTCTTCATTGGAAGCCAATATTGTTGGGGGAGATACTGATTTTCTTGATGTAATGAAGCATGCATCTGAGGTTGCTCAACCCAAAGTTAAGGTTCATATAGAGAGGATTGAAATTGATGGAAAGGATAAGGCCTCTACCATTCTCATGAAGAGTAGAATGCTTTCCATTGACATCCTTGCCATTGGCCAGCGTCGTAGTCTCTCCAATGCCATATTAGG ATGTAGACGGAGTGGAGGGTCTACAAGAGGGACAAGAGGGATAGATACAGCAGAGTATTTGATTGAGCACAGTAAGTGCACATGCGTTGGAGTTCAGAAGAAGGGCCAAAATGGAGGATATCTTCTTAACTCCAAGAAACACAGAAATTTCTGGCTTCTTGCATAG